The DNA sequence TGACTAGTTTTAAATCAcaaattatgattttaaatttcacataaaataCATTGTCCTTAAGGATATTATTTGTGTGATTGTATCAATGGTACTATTAAACAACCATGGCATGGTGGATGCTAGGGTTGTTTTCATAACTTTTGGATCTTAGGAACCAATGGCATTTAGTTTTTCTTTAGTATGGTTATCTATATTTTAGAAATAGCACCTGATTAAGGATCTAGAGATATTATGCATAAATGGTGATTGGGTTTGTTGATTCAAACATAATTGACATAAAAAATTCATTAGCTAGGTGTAATTCATTAAGGATCTAGAGATATTATGCATCACAAGTTATAATTCAATTTTGGGTCGCTTTTAATGCTATTGGCATAGGTGTAATTGAACATGCATATTTGTTTGAATAggttaaaacttaaaattgtCAATATACGGACAATTGTGGCTAGCCTTGTTATAATTGGTAGTATTTAGTTTTGTTGAGGCTTTTAGTGGCATTTGCTTAGGTTTCTCCATATGTATGTGTGCAGAGTGCAGTAAATTGCTTATGCAGATATGGAgccatttttctttttgttataattattcaaTATTGGATTCTTTTCTTTGGGAATTGAGATTTGGTTGAATCATACATGCTCTTTCTTCAATCATCTCTCATGATTTATGTCGACATTTTCCATGATTCTATCCATTTTTCTTGTCTTGTCTTAGCTACCATAACCAAATTCATCTAGTGCAATAAAGCTTAGTTGTTATTGTCTAAGAATACAATACGGCCATTTATTTCCTAGAGAGAAGTTTCCTTCATTATATTGTAAATAGTAGATACGTTTCCTTCATTATCTATTTACCTCCCAAGGCCAGAATTAATCCTTCATATGCTGACTTTGCTTTCATTGCAGATAGAGCGACTTGCCATCATGATTAAAAAGGTATCAATTGGAGCTACTTGTTAAtgtttacataaaatattttcctctttatctttttatatttatgtgaTATGCTTTTTTAACTTGATATTCATTTTTCTACTTGCAGAGTAAACACTTGGTGGTCTTTACGGGTGCAGGAATATCAACTTCTTGTGGTATACCCGATTTTAGAGGTCCTAAGGGAATTTGGACGCTTCAGGTGATGATTTTGAATCTTGCAAATGCTTATTCTCTGATGAAATTAAGTTTTTATTCCCATGATTTATCCTAATTCCTAGCCTAGTTACTTGGATTCGTTTTGAACGTGAGATTTCCAAAGGGAAACATGTCTCCTACACTATATCTTGTTGAATTGAAATCAAACccaaaattttatgttaaatgtAGGTTTCTCTACTGAAGAGTCATAAAGTACTGTGATAATTGATATTGTCGGACAAAGCTATTAAAAATTAAGTCAGATGCTGCTATCATTTGCAATGCACATTCTTTCATAGTCTTTGCTATCTGGTTTAATTGTGGGATTTGACTTCATGTCGGGTTCTTATCCCTATTTTCTATGTCATTACAGCGTGAAGGTAAAGCCTTGCCTGAAGCATCACTGCCATTTCATCGAGCGATGCCAAGTTTGACTCATATGGCTCTAGTTGAACTAGAAAAGGCTGGTATTTTAAAGTTTGTTATCAGTCAGGTAGAGTCATTGTTTTTGATATTATGTATACACTTTCTTCCTCTAGACATGCAAAAAAATGTTCACTTTTTccgcttttgttttttattgggtgCCTTctgatattttattttcttatgatAGAATGTTGATGGTCTCCATCTTCGATCTGGAATACCAAGGGAGAAACTAGCTGAGTTGCATGGGAATTCTTTCATGGAAACATGTCCTTCTTGCGGGGTTGAGTAAGATCTAACTTCCCTTTGCTCCCTACTTTTGCATGGGCTGTCATTTTGGGGGAGTTGATTAGTCTAGCATGACCAATCATCATAATGGagcttctcaatttttttgctccATTGATCTTTAAAGTATGATCTCACACCATATGAGACTTAAGGGAGATCAAGGAAAAACATGTGAAAGAAATGTCTTGTATGGGGTGAGATCGCACTTTAAAAGATCAATTGCGATAAAAAAATTGAGGATCAATTTCCGACCAATCATATATCTTCTATGAAGGTACGAATATTTACAGTATGGCAGCAAGTATGAGTAGAACAAGCTGCAAGCACCAAGAAGAACTCTTTTCTCTTAAATTAAAGCCCTATTGTAATTTCTAATATTTAATCTTTTCCATCCTGTATTGACTTTGGGAAATTTTCTATTTAGAATTGTCCTGATTTTTCTGCATTAAGTCACCGCTGATTTAGTCATTGCCagtttttgttattttagttatTTCAGTTATGCCTTCTTTTTTTCAATATTCAACTTTGTTCAAATGAACTCATTTCTTATAAAGAATTTTCAGCTTGCTCCTGTTATGCAGAAGCAGCATAACCACCAAGTGAATGTTTTTAATTATGGTTTTCTTCTTGGTTTGCTTTTTGGGGGGTTTATATCAGTCAACTACAAATCCTTGTTTTTAAAGATATGGTTTTAAATTATCATAATCTAATCATATGATTTAAACCTCTGAAGGTACTTTCGTGACTTTGAGGTAGAAACTATTGGTTTAAAGGAGACATCACGACGGTGTTCAgatgaaaaatgtggaggaagACTCAGGGATACAGTCCTTGACTGGGAGGTAGATAATGTTAATTTACTTGATGGCAATTTGATTGAAGTTTAACTAATATGATATATTATGGTTGTCGTCTAGTGAATCTTGTGTTTTCTTTGGTATTAAAATATGATATCGAGTCAATAATTTGTTATCAGAATTGCAGTTTTGCAGATGTCAAGTTTGGTTGCTACCTTTTCATGGGTGTTTTAGCTGCAGAATTTTTTTCCCTCGCGATTGTGCTTTTTGATAATAATGACTTCTTTTTCCTTCAAATATTGAATTGTAGACAACAACATCCATTATTTGGTTTCTTGATTTCTTGTTACTTTTGCCTATACATGCACACCATGGCTACCATGTACATTTTTTGCACGCAATAGATAATGGTCATTGTTGCTTTCCTGAGCTTGCTAGTCTTCTTTTACATTGATGCAGACTCAGTACTATAAAAACAAGTAACACGCTACAACTACATGCAGTCACACTTACTCTCACTAAGAACTGAAAAAGTAGCAGTGTTATATTAGGAACTGCTGAAAGTTGTCTATTGGGCAAAATTGTCCGTCACCAAGCTAACCTAACATGACACTGACTACTAATTGATTTTAGCTGTTAATGTTTCTGAAAACTACTGTGCCATGGTGTATAATTAAGGACATGTTAACGAACATttgttttttgtttgtctaacatATATGCCTGCTTTTTCTTAACTCTAAGTATGTCTCTATCTCCTTGTGTATAAAGGATGCATTGCCTCCAAAGGAAATGGATCCTGCAGAGAAGCACTGCAAACAGGCAGATATAGTGTTGTGCTTGGGGACAAGGTAGTAACAGGATTTATGATTTATTCCTGTTACActtttgttttcatttactttatgttctagctttttttttattagttattgaTTCCAATGACTTCTATCTTAGTCCCCACCTACCAATTGGTTCACACTTGTACAAGTTTAATTGTTTTGGGTTGTGGAGAATCAGCCTTCATTTTAAACAGATCCAAATAAAATTGACTTTAACAGTTTCGTGAGAAAAGCTTGACTGCTTGGGTAATCCCTTGTGGTTTTCATAAACCAGCTTCTTTTGGTAGAATGGAGAGCGAAATTGATATGCAAAAATAGATTAGTTTCATTTAAACTAACAGTGCTTGACCTTGAGAGCAGAGTAGTGGAGTATCCTAGTAATTGAACCATCTCTAGTTACGGGTTCTATTTGCATCTTGATATTCTGGAGGGAAACTAAATTTTTGCAACATAAATGGAATTGCGAAGAAGAAAAATGCAACTTATCATCACTTAATAGCCAAGGATATGGATATAAACAGCGTATTACAGTAGACATACATTCAACCAAGAACATGAAGCTTCACGTATACTCCATGTTGAAGTGAATACATGAGCCATGCATTTTCATTTCCATGTCattaaattattttcttgattttcaattttttttattgcaaTAATGTGGCTAAAAATCTCCATGCAGTCTGCAAATAACTCCTGCATGCAACTTGCCTTTGAAAGCAATACGTGGTGGGGGTAAAGTTGTTATTGTAAATCTTCAGGTATATCTTATTTTCTTCTAGCCAGCTTCCGTATGTTAATCATATCAGGTATTCAGGGTAAACCTGCTTCCCAACTTATAAAATGAAGTTATCTTTGCTGTTGTTAGAGGTTTAGGCCTCTTATTCTCtactt is a window from the Arachis hypogaea cultivar Tifrunner chromosome 1, arahy.Tifrunner.gnm2.J5K5, whole genome shotgun sequence genome containing:
- the LOC112791112 gene encoding NAD-dependent protein deacetylase SRT1 isoform X1, with translation MSLGYAEKLSYIEDVGNVGMVEYFDASHLLREKIERLAIMIKKSKHLVVFTGAGISTSCGIPDFRGPKGIWTLQREGKALPEASLPFHRAMPSLTHMALVELEKAGILKFVISQNVDGLHLRSGIPREKLAELHGNSFMETCPSCGVEYFRDFEVETIGLKETSRRCSDEKCGGRLRDTVLDWEDALPPKEMDPAEKHCKQADIVLCLGTSLQITPACNLPLKAIRGGGKVVIVNLQKTPKDKKAALVIHGFVDKVIAGVMDQLNLQIPPFIRIDLFQIIIMQGLSLDKRYVNWTLQVASAHGQKATLPFIRSVEVSFLDKEDYKAAILDRQPFRLKRRTAYNKAFEMVLKLNFGDGCGCSSLEIDVPVDFKVKFFLSHFHGKYHFLFENSRRHFGFNRLLQLR